In Oncorhynchus kisutch isolate 150728-3 linkage group LG7, Okis_V2, whole genome shotgun sequence, one DNA window encodes the following:
- the gpx2 gene encoding glutathione peroxidase 2: MAFIAKTFYDLKATTLEGNSVDFNVFRGRVVLIENVASLUGTTTRDYSQLNLLQSKYPHRLVVLGFPCNQFGYQENCSNGEILNSLKYVRPGDGYQPGFTVFEKCDVNGTNTHPVFAYLKDKLPYPDDDPHTLIQDPKFLIWSPISRTDISWNFEKFLVGPEGEPFKRYSKKFETINIEPDIQRLLRLTKT; encoded by the exons ATGGCGTTCATCGCAAAGACCTTCTATGATCTGAAGGCCACGACCCTGGAGGGGAATTCAGTAGATTTCAATGTGTTTCGAGGGCGGGTGGTCCTCATTGAGAATGTGGCATCGCTCTGAGGGACAACCACCCGGGACTACAGCCAGCTCAACTTGCTCCAGAGCAAGTACCCTCACCGGCTAGTGGTCCTGGGCTTCCCCTGCAATCAGTTTGGCTACCAG GAGAACTGTTCAAATGGGGAGATCCTGAACTCATTAAAGTATGTGCGTCCAGGAGATGGCTACCAGCCTGGCTTCACTGTCTTTGAAAAGTGTGATGTGAATGGAACCAACACCCACCCTGTCTTTGCCTATTTGAAAGACAAACTTCCCTATCCTGATGATGATCCACACACCCTCATCCAGGATCCTAAATTCCTCATCTGGAGTCCCATCAGCAGGACAGACATCTCTTGGAATTTTGAGAAATTCCTGGTTGGGCCAGAGGGAGAGCCCTTTAAACGTTACAGCAAAAAATTTGAGACTATCAACATCGAGCCTGACATTCAAAGACTGTTGAGACTAaccaagacctga
- the LOC109894517 gene encoding ras-related protein Rab-15 → MAKQYDVLLRLLLLGDSGVGKTCLLCRFTDNEFHSSHISTLGVDFKMKTLKIDGIKVRVQIWDTAGQERYQTITKQYYRRAQGFILVYDITSSRSFQHIVKWASDVDEFALDKVQRILVGNKADEEQKRKVPKEQGNKLAKTYGMEFFETSACTNCNINESFTRLTELVLHAHKKEMDAFQGSINKYLDMTYLEGEQDKEDNSQKACAC, encoded by the exons ATGGCAAAGCAGTATGACGTTTTGCTCAGGTTGCTACTTTTAGGAGATTCCGGGGTTGGAAAGACCTGTTTGTTGTGCAGGTTCACGGATAATGAATTCCATTCGTCGCATATCTCTACACTTG GAGTGGATTTCAAAATGAAAACAttaaaaatagatggcattaaaGTGCGCGTACAGATCTG GGATACTGCTGGCCAGGAACGGTACCAGACCATCACCAAGCAGTACTACAGACGGGCACAG GGTTTTATCCTGGTGTATGACATCACTAGTTCCCGTTCCTTTCAGCACATTGTGAAGTGGGCTAGCGATGTGGATGAG TTTGCACTTGACAAGGTGCAGAGGATCCTGGTGGGGAACAAGGCTGATGAGGAGCAAAAGAGGAAAGTGCCTAAAGAACAAGGGAACAAG CTAGCAAAAACCTATGGAATGGAGTTCTTTGAGACAAGTGCCTGCACCAACTGCAACATAAATGAG TCGTTCACCCGGTTGACAGAGCTGGTCCTGCATGCTCACAAGAAAGAGATGGATGCCTTCCAGGGTTCAATTAATAAATACCTAGACATGACTTATCTGGAGGGAGAGCAGGACAAAGAGGACAACTCCCAGAAGGCCTGCGCATGTTAG
- the LOC109894518 gene encoding protein max isoform X4 — MCRRITCRESVGRHVPAVGFVSFFVSFWLLAISCVHFKLFKFSHTFHRRMSDNEDIDVDSDADKRAHHNALERKRRDHIKDSFSSLRDSVPALQGEKASRAQILDKATDYIQYMRRKNHTHQQDIDDLKKQNALLEQQVRALEKAKGNTTLQANYTSSDSSLYTNPKGSTVSAFDGGSDSSSESEPEEPPNRKKLRVEPS, encoded by the exons ATGTGTAGGCGAATCACGTGTAGAGAATCCGTTGGTCGTCATGTCCCTGCTGTAGGATTCGTTTCGTTCTTCGTTTCATTTTGGTTGCTAGCTATCTCCTGTGTTCATTTTAAACTATTTAAATTTTCTCATACATTTCACCGAAGAATGAGCGACAACGAAGATATCGATGTCGACAGTGAC GCAGACAAACGAGCACATCACAATGCGCTGGAGCGCAAGCGTAGGGACCACATTAAAGACAGCTTCAGCAGTTTACGGGACTCTGTGCCTGCGTTACAAGGGGAGAAG GCCTCCCGAGCTCAGATCCTAGACAAAGCCACAGACTACATCCAGTACATGAGACGGAAAAACCACACACACCAGCAGGACATTGACGACCTGAAGAAGCAGAATGCACTGCTGGAGCAGCAGG TCCGTGCACTGGAGAAAGCCAAGGGGAACACTACGCTCCAGGCCAACTACACATCCTCTGACAGCAGCTTGTACACCAACCCCAAGGGGAGCACAGTGTCCGCCTTTGATGGTGGCTCCGACTCCAGCTCTGAATCAGAGCCAGAGGAGCCGCCCAACAGAAAGAAGCTGCGTGTGGAGCCCAGCTAG
- the LOC109894518 gene encoding protein max isoform X3 has product MSDNEDIDVDSDADKRAHHNALERKRRDHIKDSFSSLRDSVPALQGEKVSKASRAQILDKATDYIQYMRRKNHTHQQDIDDLKKQNALLEQQVRALEKAKGNTTLQANYTSSDSSLYTNPKGSTVSAFDGGSDSSSESEPEEPPNRKKLRVEPS; this is encoded by the exons ATGAGCGACAACGAAGATATCGATGTCGACAGTGAC GCAGACAAACGAGCACATCACAATGCGCTGGAGCGCAAGCGTAGGGACCACATTAAAGACAGCTTCAGCAGTTTACGGGACTCTGTGCCTGCGTTACAAGGGGAGAAGGTTAGTAAA GCCTCCCGAGCTCAGATCCTAGACAAAGCCACAGACTACATCCAGTACATGAGACGGAAAAACCACACACACCAGCAGGACATTGACGACCTGAAGAAGCAGAATGCACTGCTGGAGCAGCAGG TCCGTGCACTGGAGAAAGCCAAGGGGAACACTACGCTCCAGGCCAACTACACATCCTCTGACAGCAGCTTGTACACCAACCCCAAGGGGAGCACAGTGTCCGCCTTTGATGGTGGCTCCGACTCCAGCTCTGAATCAGAGCCAGAGGAGCCGCCCAACAGAAAGAAGCTGCGTGTGGAGCCCAGCTAG
- the LOC109894518 gene encoding protein max isoform X1, translating to MSDNEDIDVDSDADKRAHHNALERKRRDHIKDSFSSLRDSVPALQGEKVSKQSVKQASRAQILDKATDYIQYMRRKNHTHQQDIDDLKKQNALLEQQVRALEKAKGNTTLQANYTSSDSSLYTNPKGSTVSAFDGGSDSSSESEPEEPPNRKKLRVEPS from the exons ATGAGCGACAACGAAGATATCGATGTCGACAGTGAC GCAGACAAACGAGCACATCACAATGCGCTGGAGCGCAAGCGTAGGGACCACATTAAAGACAGCTTCAGCAGTTTACGGGACTCTGTGCCTGCGTTACAAGGGGAGAAGGTTAGTAAA CAATCTGTCAAACAGGCCTCCCGAGCTCAGATCCTAGACAAAGCCACAGACTACATCCAGTACATGAGACGGAAAAACCACACACACCAGCAGGACATTGACGACCTGAAGAAGCAGAATGCACTGCTGGAGCAGCAGG TCCGTGCACTGGAGAAAGCCAAGGGGAACACTACGCTCCAGGCCAACTACACATCCTCTGACAGCAGCTTGTACACCAACCCCAAGGGGAGCACAGTGTCCGCCTTTGATGGTGGCTCCGACTCCAGCTCTGAATCAGAGCCAGAGGAGCCGCCCAACAGAAAGAAGCTGCGTGTGGAGCCCAGCTAG
- the LOC109894518 gene encoding protein max isoform X2, whose amino-acid sequence MCRRITCRESVGRHVPAVGFVSFFVSFWLLAISCVHFKLFKFSHTFHRRMSDNEDIDVDSDADKRAHHNALERKRRDHIKDSFSSLRDSVPALQGEKQSVKQASRAQILDKATDYIQYMRRKNHTHQQDIDDLKKQNALLEQQVRALEKAKGNTTLQANYTSSDSSLYTNPKGSTVSAFDGGSDSSSESEPEEPPNRKKLRVEPS is encoded by the exons ATGTGTAGGCGAATCACGTGTAGAGAATCCGTTGGTCGTCATGTCCCTGCTGTAGGATTCGTTTCGTTCTTCGTTTCATTTTGGTTGCTAGCTATCTCCTGTGTTCATTTTAAACTATTTAAATTTTCTCATACATTTCACCGAAGAATGAGCGACAACGAAGATATCGATGTCGACAGTGAC GCAGACAAACGAGCACATCACAATGCGCTGGAGCGCAAGCGTAGGGACCACATTAAAGACAGCTTCAGCAGTTTACGGGACTCTGTGCCTGCGTTACAAGGGGAGAAG CAATCTGTCAAACAGGCCTCCCGAGCTCAGATCCTAGACAAAGCCACAGACTACATCCAGTACATGAGACGGAAAAACCACACACACCAGCAGGACATTGACGACCTGAAGAAGCAGAATGCACTGCTGGAGCAGCAGG TCCGTGCACTGGAGAAAGCCAAGGGGAACACTACGCTCCAGGCCAACTACACATCCTCTGACAGCAGCTTGTACACCAACCCCAAGGGGAGCACAGTGTCCGCCTTTGATGGTGGCTCCGACTCCAGCTCTGAATCAGAGCCAGAGGAGCCGCCCAACAGAAAGAAGCTGCGTGTGGAGCCCAGCTAG
- the LOC109894520 gene encoding sodium/bile acid cotransporter isoform X2, protein MNGTMNQTEGQYRDGYETAWNGGNTYNITPHNVTTGFQSPFSPVMDMAISGITIISLFITMVSLGCTMEISKIKAHILKPKGVAIAVVAQFGIMPLTAFSLAKIFQLGAIEAVTVLICGCCPGGNLSNIFALALKGDMNLSIVMTTCSTVLALGMMPLLLFLYCHGFNNLENAVPYTGITVALIMTLVPCAIGIAINHRVPQYSQIIIKVGLSILLIATVAIGVMSGISIGGTVRVLLTPQLMAVAALMPLTGYLLGYLMSTIFKVNHQEARHCFSSSSSDVTKASSHQLRQSLYT, encoded by the exons ATGAATGGTACCATGaaccagacagagggacagtacCGAGATGGCTATGAGACAGCTTGGAATGGCGGCAACACCTACAACATCACGCCTCATAATGTcaccactggcttccagtcccCCTTCTCCCCGGTTATGGACATGGCCATCAGTGGCATCACCATCATCAGCCTCTTCATCACCATGGTGTCCCTGGGCTGCACCATGGAGATCTCCAAGATCAAGGCCCATATCCTGAAGCCCAAAGGGGTGGCCATCGCAGTGGTGGCCCAGTTTGGTATCATGCCTCTCACTGCCTTCAGCCTGGCCAAAATCTTCCAGCTGGGCGCCATCGAGGCTGTGACCGTGCTAATCTGTGGCTGCTGTCCGGGGGGAAACCTCTCCAACATCTTCGCCCTGGCCCTGAAGGGTGACATGAACCTAAG CATTGTAATGACCACATGTTCTACTGTTTTGGCCCTGGGTATGATGCCTCTGCTGCTCTTCCTATATTGCCATGGCTTCAATAATTTGGAAAACGCTGTGCCTTACACTGGCATCACCGTAGCTCTCATCATGACCCTAGTGCCCTGTGCCATTGGCATAGCCATCAACCACCGGGTACCACAGTACTCTCAGATCATCATCAAG GTTGGTCTAAGCATCTTACTAATTGCCACTGTGGCCATTGGTGTCATGTCAGGCATCTCCATTGGGGGAACAGTGCGGGTGCTTCTCACACCCCAACTCATGGCCGTGGCTGCACTGATGCCATTGACAGGCTACCTGCTGGGATACCTCATGTCCACCATCTTCAAAGTCAATCATCA GGAGGCGAGGCACTGCTTTTCATCATCCTCTTCAGATGTTACCAAAGCTTCTAGCCACCAGCTGAGG CAAAGCCTGTATACATGA
- the LOC109894520 gene encoding sodium/bile acid cotransporter isoform X1, whose amino-acid sequence MNGTMNQTEGQYRDGYETAWNGGNTYNITPHNVTTGFQSPFSPVMDMAISGITIISLFITMVSLGCTMEISKIKAHILKPKGVAIAVVAQFGIMPLTAFSLAKIFQLGAIEAVTVLICGCCPGGNLSNIFALALKGDMNLSIVMTTCSTVLALGMMPLLLFLYCHGFNNLENAVPYTGITVALIMTLVPCAIGIAINHRVPQYSQIIIKVGLSILLIATVAIGVMSGISIGGTVRVLLTPQLMAVAALMPLTGYLLGYLMSTIFKVNHQCRRTISMETGCQNIQLCSTILKVAFPPEVIGPLYLFPLIYILFQGGEALLFIILFRCYQSF is encoded by the exons ATGAATGGTACCATGaaccagacagagggacagtacCGAGATGGCTATGAGACAGCTTGGAATGGCGGCAACACCTACAACATCACGCCTCATAATGTcaccactggcttccagtcccCCTTCTCCCCGGTTATGGACATGGCCATCAGTGGCATCACCATCATCAGCCTCTTCATCACCATGGTGTCCCTGGGCTGCACCATGGAGATCTCCAAGATCAAGGCCCATATCCTGAAGCCCAAAGGGGTGGCCATCGCAGTGGTGGCCCAGTTTGGTATCATGCCTCTCACTGCCTTCAGCCTGGCCAAAATCTTCCAGCTGGGCGCCATCGAGGCTGTGACCGTGCTAATCTGTGGCTGCTGTCCGGGGGGAAACCTCTCCAACATCTTCGCCCTGGCCCTGAAGGGTGACATGAACCTAAG CATTGTAATGACCACATGTTCTACTGTTTTGGCCCTGGGTATGATGCCTCTGCTGCTCTTCCTATATTGCCATGGCTTCAATAATTTGGAAAACGCTGTGCCTTACACTGGCATCACCGTAGCTCTCATCATGACCCTAGTGCCCTGTGCCATTGGCATAGCCATCAACCACCGGGTACCACAGTACTCTCAGATCATCATCAAG GTTGGTCTAAGCATCTTACTAATTGCCACTGTGGCCATTGGTGTCATGTCAGGCATCTCCATTGGGGGAACAGTGCGGGTGCTTCTCACACCCCAACTCATGGCCGTGGCTGCACTGATGCCATTGACAGGCTACCTGCTGGGATACCTCATGTCCACCATCTTCAAAGTCAATCATCA ATGCAGAAGGACTATTTCTATGGAGACAGGCTGTCAAAACATCCAGCTGTGTTCCACCATCTTGAAAGTGGCCTTTCCCCCGGAGGTTATTGGCCCCCTGTATCTGTTCCCGCTAATCTACATCCTATTCCAGGGAGGCGAGGCACTGCTTTTCATCATCCTCTTCAGATGTTACCAAAGCTTCTAG